One Conger conger chromosome 18, fConCon1.1, whole genome shotgun sequence DNA window includes the following coding sequences:
- the dact2 gene encoding dapper homolog 2 — protein sequence MMSKKISGSGLLNAAAGIDRGRVGERLRAALAGLEELHFLKEKQRNMVFWALRMDREETLSSNDPSAESPEVETEEQRLEATLTALKQQLSRLRRQDVGLKTHLQELDQQISELKLDACKVSSEHLEADSRPSSGFYDLSDGGSGSLSNSCTSVYSECLSSSQTSLLLCAPCLPGPGPGPGPYPPRAPGPPEASRRRSADESSAQGEGVRTGGVRLGSAWIRAGASGADRARQRPVSTGDLERMMNGTRTSPGHSQRGPTVDPKYHSNLVSRSGAEVYRYPSPLHAVALQSPIFSLSVDGAPAAAQTPGGAPGAGESPQTTGDGSENRPGVYINKLLQRSVSRTSLLGDGGRDRAQPPARTHTEVPAAITGVPGLTGGPALRPQDPSLHQRQVEMGRELPPESGRTPAAFRCGQDPVNRVGPASVPNHPQEGPCPCRCYPAAPSEPKPRDAVLTSDPSGCVQAEERKSSRADLSSREQPRGAALTRKPSDKRPRIARSASKEEGRGQDRPPAGGAQPEFVHAQFVPAGAQRVRVKQADRKTKAVRLRKRSSEKPRPSTQHLAHVEVGRDPGDRGPRHPGPARASRKLAHSRGEGSGRSCSETSLCGPAFPRHHPSQPDPALRSGKAHRPHAQEVSLAELARRKQVTRKWSVAEVACQRAQEVSTQAAMRRSGAVPRSVSVRPTSGQWVGHPYPASSSSYLAGFGSRYPAAPFPAGRSRRPPPSESEYSADCASLFHSTIAESSEGELSDFTANRFGDSESSDSRSDSDSSLSPGEEEEEEEEEGGGEEGGGLVWAEAALGPTAAGVTLHPSRSEPPACRIKASRALKKKIRHFEPAALKVMTLV from the exons ATGATGAGCAAAAAGATATCTGGATCGGGGTTGTTGAACGCTGCTGCGGGGATCGACCGTGGACGGGTTGGGGAGAGGTTACGTGCGGCGTTGGCTGGACTGGAGGAGTTGCACTTCCTCAAGGAGAAACAGCGCAATATGGTGTTCTGGGCTCTGCGAATGGACCGAGAGGAAACTCTGTCTTCTAACGACCCAAGCGCGGAGAGTCCAGAAGTTGAGACGGAAGAGCAGCGACTGGAGGCGACCCTGACAGCCCTGAAACAGCAGCTG TCGCGTCTGCGCAGACAGGACGTGGGGCTGAAGACACACCTGCAGGAGCTGGACCAGCAGATCAGCGAGCTGAAGCTGGACGCGTGCAAGGTCTCCTCCGAGCACCTGGAGGCCGACAGCAGGCCCAGCTCCG gctTCTACGACCTGAGCGACGGCGGATCGGGGTCGCTGTCCAACTCCTGCACCTCCGTGTACAGCGAGTGCCTGTCCTCCTCCCAAACCAGCCTGCTGCTCTGCGCGCCCTGCCtgcccggccccggccccggccccggcccctacccgccccgggccccggggccccccgAGGCCTCCCGCCGGCGCTCGGCCGACGAGAGCTCCGCCCAGGGGGAGGGCGTGCGCACGGGGGGCGTGCGCCTGGGCAGCGCCTGGATCCGCGCCGGGGCCTCCGGGGCCGACCGCGCCCGGCAGAGACCCGTCTCCACAG GAGACCTGGAGAGGATGATGAACGGCACGAGGACTTCCCCTGGCCACAGTCAGAGAGGCCCCACCGTCGACCCCAAATACCACAGTAACCTGGTGTCCCGGAGCGGTGCGGAGGTGTACCGGTACCCCAGTCCCCTCCACGCCGTCGCCCTCCAGAGCCCCATCTTCTCTCTGAGTGTGGACGGGGCCCCGGCCGCCGCCCAAACCCCGGGAGGGGCCCCAGGGGCCGGAGAGTCCCCGCAGACGACGGGCGACGGGTCGGAGAACAGGCCGGGCGTCTACATCAACAAGCTCCTGCAGCGAAGCGTCAGCAGGACCAGCCTCCTGGGCgacggggggagagacagggcccAGCCCCCCGCCCGGACTCACACGGAAGTCCCTGCTGCGATCACCGGGGTCCCAGGACTCACTGGCGGCCCAGCACTTAGGCCTCAAGACCCGAGCCTACACCAACGGCAggtggagatggggagagagctcCCCCCTGAGTCCGGGAGGACCCCAGCGGCCTTCCGCTGCGGGCAGGACCCGGTGAACCGCGTTGGCCCCGCCTCCGTCCCAAATCACCCCCAGGAAGGGCCCTGCCCCTGCCGCTGCTACCCAGCGGCCCCCAGTGAACCGAAGCCCCGGGACGCcgtcctgacctctgaccccagcgGCTGTGTGCAGGCGGAGGAGCGGAAGAGCAGCCGTGCGGATCTCAGCAGCCGGGAGCAGCCTCGGGGAGCGGCGCTGACCCGGAAGCCGTCGGATAAAAGGCCCCGCATCGCCCGCAGCGCCAGCAAGGAGGAGGGCAGGGGTCAGGACAGGCCGCCCGCGGGCGGGGCCCAGCCCGAGTTCGTGCACGCCCAGTTCGTCCCGGCCGGGGCGCAGCGGGTGAGGGTGAAGCAGGCGGACCGGAAGACGAAGGCCGTGcggctgaggaagaggagcagcgAGAAGCCGCGGCCGTCGACGCAGCATCTGGCGCACGTCGAGGTGGGGAGGGACCCCGGGGACCGAGGCCCGAGGCACCCGGGGCCGGCCAGGGCTTCCCGAAAACTCGCCCACAGCCGGGGCGAGGGCAGCGGCCGGTCCTGCTCCGAGACCAGCCTGTGTGGCCCCGCCTTCCCCCGCCACCACCCCTCCCAGCCGGACCCGGCGCTCCGGTCCGGGAAGGCCCACCGGCCGCACGCCCAGGAGGTCTCGCTGGCCGAGCTGGCCAGGAGGAAGCAGGTGACCCGGAAGTGGTCCGTGGCGGAGGTGGCGTGTCAGCGGGCGCAGGAAGTGTCGACCCAGGCGGCCATGCGCCGGTCAGGAGCCGTCCCGCGCAGCGTGAGCGTCCGGCCCACGTCGGGGCAGTGGGTGGGGCACCCCTAcccggcctcctcctcctcgtacCTCGCCGGCTTCGGGTCCCGGTACCCGGCGGCCCCGTTCCCGGCCGGCCGGTCCCGCCGGCCCCCGCCGAGCGAGTCGGAGTACTCGGCCGACTGCGCCTCGCTCTTCCACTCCACCATCGCCGAGAGCAGCGAGGGGGAGCTCAGCGACTTCACCGCCAACCGCTTCGGCGACAGCGAGTCCAGCGACTCCCGCTCCGACTCCGACAGCAGCCTGTCCCcgggcgaggaggaggaggaggaggaggaggagggaggcggggaggagggagggggcctGGTGTGGGCCGAGGCCGCGCTGGGGCCCACGGCCGCCGGGGTGACCCTCCACCCCTCCCGCAGCGAGCCCCCGGCCTGCCGGATCAAGGCCTCCCGAGCACTAAAGAAGAAGATCCGCCATTTTGAGCCGGCCGCTCTGAAAGTGATGACTCTGgtgtaa